A DNA window from Malus domestica chromosome 12, GDT2T_hap1 contains the following coding sequences:
- the LOC103449405 gene encoding receptor-like protein EIX1 isoform X1 produces the protein MDSHCHRSIARYLLLLLLVSSCMQRTTKLCFCLAGEEISSSVKTNSCIDEEKQALLVFKQHLVDPSGRLSSWVGHDCCRWEGISCNNSTDHVVKMDLRNPYDYIGDERAMNASLRGKINASLLSLKHLNYLDLSNNWFDSNQIPKFIGELKSLQYLNLSSSSFEGEIPPSLGNLSSLNFLDLGWNYKLSSKNLKWLSHLSSLKYISLNYVNLNSTGVSWAYDIIMLPSLLELHLSSCQIESIPLSLQSISFLPLSLQRINLTSLLVLDMSHNGITSSSFPSWFLNLTNLKTLDLSGNDFSDHFPSGFSNFKSLENLDVSETGLKGQIPEVSGNFCKLKVLSLSGNNFDGGIEEFWRSLSNCPSNTLESLDLSGYELESQLPPFLGMFKSLHNLNLRENNLWGSIPDSIGNLSSLRTLDLTSNNMNGSIPESIGQLYELVSLHLYGNSWEGILTEAHFINLTKLQHFEIGNIDRPTSLIFDMANDWVPPFKLHEIVIKNCGISSGFRVWLQTQTKLSYVILSGNGISDSIPEEWLLKISPQLTILDLSYNQFCGNFPSHLKFPNLRFIDLSHNKL, from the coding sequence ATGGATAGCCATTGTCACCGCAGTATTGCTCGCTATttgcttcttttgcttttggtCTCTTCCTGCATGCAGAGGACGACCAAACTCTGTTTCTGTTTGGCTGGTGAAGAAATTTCAAGCAGTGTGAAGACAAATTCATGCATTGACGAAGAAAAACAAGCGCTTCTCGTCTTTAAACAACATCTTGTTGATCCTTCTGGCAGGCTTTCTTCTTGGGTGGGTCATGATTGCTGTCGATGGGAAGGCATTTCATGCAACAACAGCACTGATCATGTCGTGAAGATGGACCTCCGGAATCCATATGACTATATTGGTGATGAAAGGGCGATGAATGCTTCTTTGCGAGGTAAGATAAATGCTTCTCTGTTGAGCTTGAAACATTTAAATTACCTGGACTTGAGCAATAATTGGTTTGATAGCAATCAAATTCCTAAGTTCATTGGGGAGCTTAAAAGTTTGCAATATCTCAATCTCTCCTCTTCGTCTTTTGAAGGAGAGATTCCCCCTTCTCTTGGTAACCTGTCAAGCCTAAATTTTCTTGATCTCGGGTGGAATTATAAGTTATCTTCCAAAAATTTGAAGTGGCTTTCTCACCTCTCTTCCCTGAAATACATTAGTCTTAATTACGTTAACCTTAACAGCACAGGAGTCAGTTGGGCATATGATATTATCATGCTTCCTTCATTGTTAGAGTTGCATTTATCTTCGTGCCAAATTGAAAGCATTCCACTCTCACTACAGAGCATTAGCTTCCTTCCACTCTCACTGCAGAGGATTAACTTGACATCACTTTTGGTCCTTGATATGTCGCATAATGGCATTACAAGTTCTTCATTTCCCAGTTGGTTTCTTAATCTTACCAACCTCAAAACACTTGATCTATCCGGGAATGATTTCAGCGATCATTTTCCAAGTGGATTTTCAAACTTCAAATCTTTGGAAAACCTTGATGTATCTGAAACAGGCTTAAAAGGTCAAATTCCTGAAGTGAGTGGAAATTTCTGCAAACTAAAGGTCTTAAGTCTTTCAGGGAACAACTTTGATGGGGGGATTGAAGAGTTTTGGAGGAGTCTCTCAAATTGTCCAAGTAATACATTAGAGTCACTAGATTTGTCTGGTTATGAGCTTGAAAGCCAATTGCCGCCCTTTTTAGGAATGTTCAAAAGTTTGCATAATCTCAACCTTAGAGAAAACAATTTGTGGGGCTCAATTCCAGATTCCATTGGAAACTTGTCGTCCTTGAGAACACTGGACCTCACTTCGAATAATATGAACGGCTCAATTCCAGAAAGTATTGGACAACTGTATGAGCTAGTTTCCCTACATTTGTATGGTAATTCATGGGAAGGCATTCTAACGGAAGCCCATTTCATAAATCTTACCAAATTACAACATTTTGAAATAGGAAACATAGACCGACCCACTTCCCTCATTTTCGACATGGCTAATGATTGGGTTCCTCCTTTCAAGCTCCATGAAATTGTGATAAAAAATTGTGGGATAAGTTCTGGTTTTCGGGTATGGCTTCAAACTCAAACTAAACTATCTTATGTTATTCTTAGTGGTAATGGAATCTCGGATTCCATACCAGAGGAATGGTTGTTGAAGATATCTCCCCAACTCACCATACTAGACTTGTCTTACAACCAATTTTGTGGAAATTTTCCATCCCATTTGAAATTTccaaatttaaggtttattgATTTGAGTCATAATAAGTTGTAG
- the LOC103449405 gene encoding uncharacterized protein isoform X3, translated as MRLLLVKADDSTRHTIVVLLRNVATNVSEIEPPAHVPQPHQRLVLRRRCFLKLSLPKGFMNTSMMVQKLGSLKGQLELKSYDITVKP; from the exons ATGCGACTGTTGCTGGTGAAAGCTGATGACTCCACCAGGCATACTATAGTTGTGCTTCTCAGGAATGTAGCTACAAATGTTA GCGAAATTGAACCACCAGCACATGTGCCGCAGCCGCATCAAAGGCTGGTTCTCCGACGACGTTGTTTTCTAAAGCTCTCTCTACCCAAG GGCTTTATGAATACGAGCATGATGGTTCAAAAGCTAGGGAGCTTGAAGGGGCAATTGGAATTAAAGTCATACGACATA ACGGTGAAACCATAA